A DNA window from Sylvia atricapilla isolate bSylAtr1 chromosome 6, bSylAtr1.pri, whole genome shotgun sequence contains the following coding sequences:
- the TMED10 gene encoding transmembrane emp24 domain-containing protein 10, which yields MPLPPLPGRPRLGRAPLLPLPLPLLLLLLLVGPARPISFQLPGKARKCLREEIHRDTLVTGEYEITAPPGSASGPSANLKITDSAGHILYAKEDATKGKFAFTTEDYDMFEACFESKLPVGTGRMPDQLVTLDMKHGVEAKNYEEIAKVEKLKPLEVELRRLEDLSESIVNDFAYMKKREEEMRDTNESTNTRVLYFSIFSMCCLIGLATWQVFYLRRFFKAKKLIE from the exons atgccgctgccgccgctgcccggccgcccccgcctCGGGCGGGCCCCGCTCctgccgctgccgctgccgctgctgctgctgctcctgctggtggGCCCGGCGCGGCCCATCTCCTTCCAGCTGCCGGGCAAGGCGCGGAAGTGCCTGCGGGAGGAGATCCACCGCGACACGCTGGTCACGGGCGAGTACGAGATCACCGCCCCGCCGGGCTCCGCCAGCGGACCCTCCGCCAACCTCAAG ATAACTGACTCAGCAGGGCACATCCTGTATGCCAAGGAGGATGCCACCAAGGGCAAGTTTGCCTTCACCACGGAAGACTATGATATGTTTGAGGCCTGCTTTGAGAGCAAGCTTCCTGTGG GAACAGGGAGGATGCCGGACCAGCTCGTGACTCTGGATATGAAGCATGGCGTTGAAGCAAAGAACTACGAGGAG ATTGCTAAAGTGGAGAAGTTGAAACCCCTGGAAGTAGAATTGAGGCGCTTGGAAGATCTTTCAGAGTCCATCGTTAACGACTTTGCCTATATGAAGAAACGAGAAGAGGAGATGAGGGACACAAATG AGTCAACAAACACCCGGGTCCTGTACTTCAGCATTTTCTCCATGTGCTGTCTCATCGGACTGGCCACCTGGCAGGTTTTCTACCTGCGTCGCTTCTTCAAGGCCAAGAAGCTGATTGAGTAA